The proteins below are encoded in one region of Passer domesticus isolate bPasDom1 chromosome 22, bPasDom1.hap1, whole genome shotgun sequence:
- the LOC135285212 gene encoding F-box only protein 2-like isoform X2, translated as MESLPEAVLIRILASLPAVELVLVCRLVCCQWKNLVDGAALWILKCQQEGLTRAESDAENWQSFYFLSKKRKNLIKNPCGEEGLEHWGEVENGGDGWKIEELPGDFGKEFPSEEVHKYFVTSYEWCRKAQVIDLRAEGYWEELMDTTQPKIMVRDWYAGRSDAGCLYELCVKLLSENEDVLAEYKSDTVTIPEGNDASWTEVSYRSLTPFPATGPGCASCALSTAARTRCSGRAGTASVSPTAA; from the exons ATGGAGTCCCTCCCTGAAGCAGTCCTGATCCGAATCCTGGCCTCGCTGCCTGCCGTGGAGCTGGTGCTGGTGTGCCGCCTGGTCTGCTGCCAGTGGAAGAACCTGGTTGATGGAGCTGCACTTTGGATCCTCAAGTGTCAGCAGGAAggcctcaccagagcagagtCAGATGCAGAAAACTGGCAAAGCTTCTACTTCCTGAGTAAGAAAAGGAAGAATCTCATCAAGAACCCATGTGGTGAAG AAGGCTTGGAGCACTGGGGAGAGGTAGAGAATGGAGGTGATGGCTGGAAAATTGAAGAGCTCCCAGGGGACTTTGGAAAAGAATTTCCTAGTGAAGAAGTGCATAAATACTTTGTCACATCTTATGA GTGGTGTCGAAAGGCTCAGGTCATTGACCTCAGGGCTGAGGGCTACTGGGAAGAGCTGATGGATACAACCCAGCCTAAAATCATGGTAAGAGACTG GTATGCAGGACGCAGTGATGCTGGCTGCCTTTATGAACTGTGTGTGAAGCTGCTCTCTGAGAATGAGGATGTGCTGGCTGAGTACAAAAGTGACACTGTCACCATCCCAGAGGGAAATGATGCCAGCTGGACTGAGGTGAGTTACAG ATCTCTCACACCTTTTCCAGCTACGGGCCCGGGGTGCGCTTCGTGCGCTTTGAGCACAGCGGCCAGGACACGCTGTTCTGGAAGGGCTGGTACGGCGTCCGTGTCACCCACAGCAGCGTGA
- the LOC135285212 gene encoding F-box only protein 2-like isoform X1: MESLPEAVLIRILASLPAVELVLVCRLVCCQWKNLVDGAALWILKCQQEGLTRAESDAENWQSFYFLSKKRKNLIKNPCGEEGLEHWGEVENGGDGWKIEELPGDFGKEFPSEEVHKYFVTSYEWCRKAQVIDLRAEGYWEELMDTTQPKIMVRDWYAGRSDAGCLYELCVKLLSENEDVLAEYKSDTVTIPEGNDASWTEISHTFSSYGPGVRFVRFEHSGQDTLFWKGWYGVRVTHSSVTVEP; encoded by the exons ATGGAGTCCCTCCCTGAAGCAGTCCTGATCCGAATCCTGGCCTCGCTGCCTGCCGTGGAGCTGGTGCTGGTGTGCCGCCTGGTCTGCTGCCAGTGGAAGAACCTGGTTGATGGAGCTGCACTTTGGATCCTCAAGTGTCAGCAGGAAggcctcaccagagcagagtCAGATGCAGAAAACTGGCAAAGCTTCTACTTCCTGAGTAAGAAAAGGAAGAATCTCATCAAGAACCCATGTGGTGAAG AAGGCTTGGAGCACTGGGGAGAGGTAGAGAATGGAGGTGATGGCTGGAAAATTGAAGAGCTCCCAGGGGACTTTGGAAAAGAATTTCCTAGTGAAGAAGTGCATAAATACTTTGTCACATCTTATGA GTGGTGTCGAAAGGCTCAGGTCATTGACCTCAGGGCTGAGGGCTACTGGGAAGAGCTGATGGATACAACCCAGCCTAAAATCATGGTAAGAGACTG GTATGCAGGACGCAGTGATGCTGGCTGCCTTTATGAACTGTGTGTGAAGCTGCTCTCTGAGAATGAGGATGTGCTGGCTGAGTACAAAAGTGACACTGTCACCATCCCAGAGGGAAATGATGCCAGCTGGACTGAG ATCTCTCACACCTTTTCCAGCTACGGGCCCGGGGTGCGCTTCGTGCGCTTTGAGCACAGCGGCCAGGACACGCTGTTCTGGAAGGGCTGGTACGGCGTCCGTGTCACCCACAGCAGCGTGACAGTGGAGCCATAG